Proteins from one Cryptomeria japonica chromosome 4, Sugi_1.0, whole genome shotgun sequence genomic window:
- the LOC131076674 gene encoding protein trichome birefringence-like 6: protein MGYKGRARESTYLSIRVVGWTASLFMICGLFIIWKGDRSWLQNAPILQFYNTNEKNLNVSLEVEESHHGKNVTVSMAVEEGLEGKNKNVPMAEEDHLGKNKNVPMAAEGDRHGKNKTVSMAKEEVHRGKNVTVSMAVEEGLEGKNKNVSMVAEEDHHGNNKNVSIAVEEDCHGKNKNGSIIEEKGHHGKNVTVSIAVEEGPEGKNKNIFMAVEEDHQGKSKNVFTVVEEGHEGENLNVSMVVEEDQQGKINDSTQPNRDGHCNLSAGKWVYDESYVLYVDGPCPFANPDVNCRKNGRVDSSYERWRWQPNDCDLPRFDILLMLEKLRGKRLVYVGDSINRNQWQSMLCLLRVDGSNVESKDDGYFLRYFVKGYNCSIEFSWAPFLVQQNWNNGRETLRIDMISQQSKRWRDADILVFNSWHWWTHPEPRKGINYFEEGGQVVPYMEEHAAFEKALGTWTKWIRTNINPSKTQVYFRGYSPLHFHGKGWGKEVSGGCFNETEPIDKLEKEAKRVHGERRKMEIVEKVVEESKNSVEVKLLNITEMSMYRKDAHPSVYTSKYSKKTDKNDYGHADCSHWCLPGLPDVWNNILYAFLV, encoded by the exons ATGGGGTACAAAGGTCGAGCAAGAGAGAGCACATATTTAAGCATAAGGGTTGTGGGATGGACTGCTAGCCTTTTTATGATTTGTGGGCTGTTCATCATATGGAAGGGAGACCGATCATGGCTTCAGAATGCACCCATATTGCAGTTTTACAACACCAACGAGAAGAATTTGAATGTTTCCTTGGAGGTGGAAGAAAGCCACCATGGGAAGAATGTGACTGTTTCCATGGCAGTGGAAGAAGGCCTGGAAGGGAAGAATAAGAATGTTCCCATGGCGGAAGAAGACCACCTTGGGAAGAATAAGAATGTTCCCATGGCGGCGGAAGGAGATCGCCATGGGAAGAATAAGACTGTTTCCATGGCGAAGGAAGAAGTCCACCGTGGGAAGAATGTGACTGTTTCCATGGCAGTTGAAGAAGGGCTGGAAGGAAAGAATAAGAATGTTTCCATGGTCGCAGAAGAAGATCACCATGGAAATAATAAGAATGTTTCCATAGCGGTGGAAGAAGACTGCCATGGGAAGAATAAGAATGGTTCCATAATCGAGGAAAAAGGTCACCATGGGAAGAATGTGACTGTTTCCATAGCAGTGGAAGAAGGCCCGGAAGGGAAGAATAAGAATATTTTCATGGCGGTGGAAGAAGACCACCAAGGGAAGAGTAAGAATGTTTTCACGGTGGTGGAGGAAGGCCACGAGGGGGAAAATTTGAATGTTTCCATGGTGGTAGAAGAAGATCAGCAGGGTAAGATTAATGATTCAACTCAACCCAATAGAGATGGGCATTGTAACCTATCCGCAGGGAAATGGGTATATGATGAATCCTATGTATTATATGTAGATGGGCCCTGCCCATTTGCCAACCCTGATGTCAACTGCCGCAAAAATGGCAGAGTGGATTCTAGTTATGAAAGATGGAGATGGCAACCCAACGATTGTGATCTTCCCCG GTTTGATATCTTGCTAATGTTGGAAAAATTAAGAGGCAAAAGACTAGTTTATGTGGGAGACTCCATAAACCGCAACCAGTGGCAATCCATGCTGTGTCTTTTGAGGGTAGATGGAAGCAACGTGGAAAGCAAAGACGATGGCTATTTCCTTCGGTATTTTGTAAAG GGCTATAATTGTTCCATAGAATTCTCATGGGCTCCATTCCTGGTCCAACAAAACTGGAACAATGGTAGAGAGACATTGAGGATTGATATGATTTCTCAACAATCAAAACGCTGGAGAGATGCAGACATTTTGGTTTTCAATAGTTGGCACTGGTGGACTCACCCGGAACCCCGTAAAGG GATTAACTATTTCGAGGAAGGAGGACAAGTAGTCCCTTATATGGAAGAGCATGCTGCTTTCGAGAAGGCACTAGGGACATGGACCAAATGGATTCGCACTAATATTAACCCTAGCAAAACCCAAGTTTATTTCCGAGGCTACTCACCTCTGCACTTCCA TGGCAAAGGGTGGGGGAAGGAAGTCAGTGGAGGATGCTTCAATGAGACAGAGCCCATTGATAAATTGGAAAAAGAGGCAAAAAGAGTTCATGGTGAAAGGAGAAAGATGGAAATAgtggagaaggttgttgaagagAGCAAGAACAGTGTGGAGGTGAAGTTGCTGAATATTACAGAAATGTCAATGTACAGAAAGGATGCCCATCCATCTGTTTATACCAGCAAGTATTCAAAGAAGACAGACAAAAATGATTATGGCCATGCAGACTGCAGCCACTGGTGTCTTCCCGGCCTTCCAGATGTCTGGAACAACATCCTCTACGCTTTCCTCGTTTAA